In Candidatus Paceibacterota bacterium, one DNA window encodes the following:
- a CDS encoding prepilin-type N-terminal cleavage/methylation domain-containing protein, with amino-acid sequence MQKSSQKSFTLLELLVVIAIIAILAGVVIASVVDLRQRTKESKGMQFSQNIRTTLSNELVGEWKFDNLTTPYIDTSDEGINGTPYNNPQQTDDAKVGKALLVNGQRVDMIDVNCKQKLLYSEFTIEAWARASTLGTWNGLLTSKRAAADGFNLQMGTAQNIAMLIGNGTTYTYIKTDWAPSIKTWYHIIATHRSNNLNELYVNGNKEKEGSFAIGYASSFTNNTCVCIGCFYLGGASFNGIIDEVRIYKSALTAKQIKQLYAEGKIRHLVNK; translated from the coding sequence ATGCAAAAATCTTCTCAAAAATCTTTCACTCTTCTTGAACTTCTCGTTGTAATTGCAATAATAGCAATCCTTGCAGGAGTTGTAATAGCTTCTGTAGTAGATTTACGCCAAAGAACCAAAGAATCCAAAGGAATGCAGTTTTCTCAGAACATACGCACAACTCTTTCCAATGAACTTGTAGGGGAATGGAAATTTGATAATTTAACTACTCCTTATATAGATACTAGCGATGAAGGAATTAACGGTACTCCATATAACAATCCGCAGCAAACAGATGACGCAAAGGTAGGAAAGGCTTTGTTGGTAAACGGCCAACGTGTAGACATGATAGATGTTAATTGTAAACAAAAATTACTTTATTCTGAATTTACTATAGAGGCATGGGCGAGAGCTTCTACGCTTGGTACTTGGAACGGACTTTTGACAAGTAAACGAGCTGCGGCAGATGGCTTTAATCTTCAGATGGGAACAGCTCAAAATATTGCAATGTTAATAGGAAACGGAACCACTTATACTTATATTAAAACTGACTGGGCGCCAAGCATAAAGACATGGTATCATATAATAGCTACGCATCGTTCTAATAACTTAAATGAGTTATACGTAAACGGAAATAAAGAAAAAGAAGGAAGTTTCGCAATAGGTTATGCATCAAGTTTTACAAATAATACATGTGTTTGTATTGGCTGTTTCTATCTTGGAGGAGCCTCTTTTAATGGAATTATCGACGAAGTTAGAATATATAAATCAGCTTTAACTGCAAAACAGATAAAACAGCTTTATGCAGAAGGTAAAATAAGACACCTTGTTAATAAATAA
- the heR gene encoding heliorhodopsin HeR, with translation MKKEKTLDYSEETFKKLRIYNAVMGVFHFLQATLMLLLSNDFSLPVTTSYLNFDIATKSIDPVKNQLFDLRIGPIVAAFLFISAIAHFLLATVLYKWYVKNLKKNINYARWYEYAVSSSLMIVVIAMLCGMYDLSSLILIFALNAMMIFFGLVMELHNQTTKKTNWTSFVFGCIAGIVPWIVIFLYFQGAVSSVGDVIPKFVYGILASIFVFFNIFAINMVLQYKKVGRWKNYLYGEVIYILLSLIAKSALAWQIFSGTLRG, from the coding sequence ATGAAAAAAGAAAAAACTTTAGACTATAGCGAAGAAACATTTAAGAAGCTTCGTATTTATAATGCTGTTATGGGGGTTTTCCATTTTCTGCAAGCAACATTAATGTTACTTTTAAGCAATGATTTTTCATTACCAGTTACAACTTCTTATTTAAATTTTGATATCGCAACAAAGAGCATTGATCCCGTAAAAAACCAGTTATTTGATTTAAGAATTGGTCCCATTGTGGCGGCTTTTCTTTTTATATCCGCAATTGCTCATTTTTTACTGGCAACGGTTTTATATAAATGGTATGTAAAAAACTTAAAGAAAAATATTAACTATGCTCGTTGGTATGAGTACGCAGTATCTTCTTCTTTAATGATTGTTGTAATTGCAATGCTTTGTGGAATGTATGATTTATCAAGCTTAATTTTAATCTTTGCTTTAAACGCAATGATGATTTTCTTTGGTTTGGTGATGGAGCTTCATAACCAGACAACCAAAAAAACAAATTGGACTTCTTTTGTTTTTGGTTGTATTGCGGGGATAGTTCCCTGGATTGTAATTTTTCTTTATTTTCAGGGAGCCGTATCTTCGGTTGGAGATGTTATTCCAAAATTTGTTTATGGAATTTTAGCTTCCATATTTGTTTTCTTTAATATATTTGCCATTAACATGGTTTTGCAATACAAGAAGGTTGGCCGCTGGAAAAATTATTTGTATGGAGAGGTAATTTATATTCTTTTAAGCTTAATTGCAAAATCAGCTCTTGCTTGGCAGATTTTTTCTGGGACATTAAGGGGTTAA